The sequence TTTAAAAGATTCAAATACAAGAAAAAATCAGCATTAGGTTTTGTCGTTTTATAGTAAAATTTTTTCATGCAAACCTTGTTTAAAGAAATTACCCCTAAACGCTATGTCAATGGCAATGAAATGAAAGAAAATTCTAGCAATGTTCTAGATCAATATTTCACTAAACCTAGCGTGGCTTTAAAATGCTTTCAAAAAGCTTGTGAAGTTATTAAAAAATACGAAAAGCTAGATGGCTTTATTTTTCTAGAGCCGAGTGCAGGCGATGGGGTGTTTTATGACTTGTTCCCTAAAAATAGACGCATTGGTATAGATATTGAACCTAAAAGAGATGGATTTATTCAATGCGATTTTTTAAATTATGAATTGCCCACACATCAAAAAGTGATTTGCTTGGGTAACCCTCCTTTTGGGCACCGTGGGGTTATGGCATTAGAATTTATCAACCATGCTAGAAATTGTGATTTTGTGTGTTTTATCTTGCCCATGTTTTTTGAAAGTCAAGGAAAAGGCTCTATTAAGTATCGTGTGAAAGGTTTAAATCTGCTTCATAGCGAACGCTTAGAAAAAAATGCATTTATAGATTTTAAAAATAAAGAAGTGGATGTGCATTGTGTGTTTCAAATTTGGAGCAAAAAATATCAAAATAAAAAAAGTGAATTTTCTTGGTATAAGAATCGCTATAAAGAACCCTTTAGCGAATATATCAAAGTTTTCACGGTTTCATTGGCTAAAAACAGAGAATGCGGTAAAGAGTGGATTTTTAATCAAAAAGCATCCTTTTACATTTCATCAACTTTTTATAAAAGCACACAAATTGTAGAGAACTTTGAGGAAGTTAAGTATAAATCTGGTATTGCTGTGGTATTTACTAGTGCTGACAAGGTTTTAAACACTAAATTAAAAAAACTATTCCAAGAAATTGATTGGACAAAATACGCAAGTTTAGCGACTAATTCTTGCTATCATTTAGGAAAAAGCCATATTTTTCAAGCCCTCCATGATCATTTTGATAGCTTAAAGGGTAATTGATGGACTTAGAACAAACTTTTTTAAAAATTATTGAAAAAAAACATAAAGAATTGAATTTAGGGCAAGATTACAACGCTATTTTTTCAAAAATTAGAGATTTTGAAGCCAACGCTATAGGGCAGATTGGCGAAGAATTTTTAAAAAGCGTGCTTAACGCTATAGATGAAGTGATTAATGATGGCATCATCCATGATGAATACGATATTATGACAAAAAGCGGTGCGTCCTTTGAAGTTAAAACAGCACGAAAAGGTAGAACTAACAACACTTTTCAATTCAATGGCATAAACCCACGATACAATTATCATTTTTTGATTTGCTTAGGAGTGTGCGAGGACAAATTACTTTATAGAGTTTTTAAAAAAGATGAAATCAATTACATTCATAAAGAAAGAAAATACTTTATGAAACAAAATGAATTTAAAAAGCAATTGGTACCAATGAATCCTGATAATCAAGTCAATTATAAGCTCACTCTCAATCTTAAAGAATTGAAAGAAATTGTAAATCTCATCAAAGAGTTAGAAGGAATTTTAGAGTTAGATAAATATTTTTAGATAAGATTAATTAAATTATAATGTTTTTAGGAATAGAGTTTGCTTGTCTCTAATATTAATTTTTATGAGAAATACAAAGATTAATCCTTTTCTATATCCATCACTATAATAATCCCCCTAAACTTGTGTTATGCTCGCTACAAACACGCATGCACTCTCAGATTTTAGCACCATATCTAATGGGATGCGATAAATTTCACGCTCTTTAAATTGCCCTTTTTCTTGTTTGCTAAAGCCCCCTTCAGGCCCTATGATAACGCCCTTTTCAGCACTAAAATTTGTTTGTAACATTTTGCCATTAAAATCCAAAACGCACGCTTTAGGGTAGGCTTTTAGCATTTCTTTAGTGTTTGAAAACACTTCCAATTCCATTAAAGCACCACGGCCGCATTGCTCACAAGAATTGATCAAAATCTTTTGAAACCGCTCTAATTTAGCGCTGTCTATTTTTTCATTACGCTGGCTAAAATCCGCATAAAATAAACTTAACTTATTCACGCCTAATTGGTTGAGAAAGGGCAATATTTTTTCAATGCTTTTAACTTCAATCACGCTTAAAATCAAATGCGTTTTTTTGCTAGCCATGATCTCTAATTCTTTTTGACCCACTAACCTTAAAAGGGCATGTTTTTTGGTAATTTCCACATGCTCATAGGTGTATAAAAAGCTGTCTTTTAAGTTTCTTAAATCCAAACCACTCGCACTTTTTATGCGCCTTGAACGGTATAAATGCGTATAACTTTCGCCCTCTATTTTTAAAGTAGGCTCTTTGGCTAAAGGGTGATAGACAAAACGCATTCAAACTACCATTAACACAATGATAAGAATCGTTTCTAAAAAATACAGGATTTTAGCTTTTTTAATATAAGCTTCCATCCGTTCTTTTTTAGTGATGGCGAATTTCGCGCTTTTATGGCGTTTGATTTCTGCTATAAGCACCGACAATGACCCCAAAAGCATGACAATCACCTTAAAAGAAAAAGCGAATTGTTGCATCGCCCAAACAAAAATCCCGCTCAAAAAAGCGATGCTTAAAAGGATATAAATCGCAGGCATGACAAGATAGATTTTTCGGTTTAATTGGATCAAATTCTTCTCTCTAAAAAGGGTGTAAAGATTGATGATAAAAGCTAGGGCGAGCAAGGCGGCAAAAAAGGCATGGATAAGTAAGGGTTGAGCCATTACAGAATCTTGTGTGTTTAGCGCTTGCAAACTCATCTTTAAGTATAAATTTCCTTTTAGTGATTTATGTTTGATTAAGCCTTTTATTCTATCATGCAACAATGAATTTAGCCCAAGAAAACCTTAACAGCCCAAACAACCTAGGAAATAACGCCACAAAATCCCCTAAAGAAACGGTCATTCTTTTGAATATGGGAGGGCCTAACAGCCTTTATGAAGTGGGGGTGTTTTTAAAAAACATGTTTGATGACCCCTTTATCCTTACCATTAAAAATAATTTCATGCGTAAAATGGTGGGTAAAATGATTGTCAATAGCCGCATAGAAAAATCCAAAAAGATCTATGAAAAATTAGGAGGCAAATCCCCTTTAACGCCTATCACATTCGCCCTTACGGAGCGTTTGAATGAATTAGATCCTTCTCGTTTTTACACTTATGCGATGCGTTATACCCCCCCTTATGCGTCCATGGTGTTGCAAGATTTAGCTTTAAAAGAGGTAGAAAGCCTAGTGTTTTTTTCTATGT comes from Helicobacter acinonychis and encodes:
- a CDS encoding type II restriction endonuclease codes for the protein MQTLFKEITPKRYVNGNEMKENSSNVLDQYFTKPSVALKCFQKACEVIKKYEKLDGFIFLEPSAGDGVFYDLFPKNRRIGIDIEPKRDGFIQCDFLNYELPTHQKVICLGNPPFGHRGVMALEFINHARNCDFVCFILPMFFESQGKGSIKYRVKGLNLLHSERLEKNAFIDFKNKEVDVHCVFQIWSKKYQNKKSEFSWYKNRYKEPFSEYIKVFTVSLAKNRECGKEWIFNQKASFYISSTFYKSTQIVENFEEVKYKSGIAVVFTSADKVLNTKLKKLFQEIDWTKYASLATNSCYHLGKSHIFQALHDHFDSLKGN
- a CDS encoding 16S rRNA (uracil(1498)-N(3))-methyltransferase codes for the protein MRFVYHPLAKEPTLKIEGESYTHLYRSRRIKSASGLDLRNLKDSFLYTYEHVEITKKHALLRLVGQKELEIMASKKTHLILSVIEVKSIEKILPFLNQLGVNKLSLFYADFSQRNEKIDSAKLERFQKILINSCEQCGRGALMELEVFSNTKEMLKAYPKACVLDFNGKMLQTNFSAEKGVIIGPEGGFSKQEKGQFKEREIYRIPLDMVLKSESACVFVASITQV